From the Girardinichthys multiradiatus isolate DD_20200921_A chromosome 22, DD_fGirMul_XY1, whole genome shotgun sequence genome, one window contains:
- the blnk gene encoding B-cell linker protein isoform X2: MSTLGLNVNMDTLNKLAAPATAKIRQLQKMVQDIKKNDGSLLNKIKRLKNKPRPNVPVRDYRDSRENDHCSDPEYNDPCDDLPDDNYEPPPPHREFTRSPFASLPRGEYLDSCHARPSRPPRKPLRPLKVSKQLPPEPPHQGSDKEEDYIDPDPNFEDDYIEPTENSSPSEKRAGYDYPPLPPTIPERPSSPDDLYEEPEKQEASTPPQKSRFCPPPQCPLPKPSPRLNKWGPTPSAQQPTDDDEYELCDQNNSFCHKPPGGPPPPRLPKPLTRESPKLPVLPRQDMKPRQFESNSLPVMHTEQKPCPKAFSLDLKRPKFPLPHITPPKPAERGNAAAENGSTDQDKDADVYNKPWFASTCDRKTADDALLRSNKDGAFMVRKSSGQDVRQPYTLVVFYNGRVYNIPIRFMPSIRQYALGREKKGEEYFSSVSHIIENHQRNLLVLIDSQSNTKDATKLYYPVKP, translated from the exons ATGTCAACTCTTGGGTTAAATGTAAATATGGATACTTTGAATAAACTTGCGGCTCCTGCCACAGCGAAGATTCG GCAACTTCAGAAAATGGTTCAAGACATCAAGAAAAATGATGGCAgtctgctgaataaaatcaaaag actgaaaaacaaaccacGTCCGAACGTTCCTGTCAGAGACTACAGAG ACTCCAGAGAAAATGATCACTGCTCTGATCCAGAATAT AACGACCCCTGCGATGACCTACCTGACGACAATTATGAGCCTCCCCCACCCCATAGAGAGTTCACTAGAAGTCCCTTCGCTTCCTTGCCAAGGGGGGAATATCTTG ACAGCTGTCATGCCCGACCAAGCCGACCCCCCAGGAAGCCCCTCCGCCCACTTAAAGTCTCCAAACAACTTCCTCCTGAACCCCCCCATCAAGGGAGTGACAAAGAA GAAGACTACATAGACCCAGATCCCAACTTTGAGGATGACTACATAGAACCCACAGAGAATTCATCTCCAA GTGAAAAGCGAGCAGGGTACGACTATCCACCTTTGCCTCCAACTATACCAGAGCGTCCATCCAGTCCTGATG atttatatGAAGAACCTGAAAAACAG GAGGCATCTACACCTCCCCAGAAAAGCAG ATTTTGTCCACCACCACAGTGTCCTTTACCAAAACCCAGCCCTAG GCTGAACAAGTGGGGACCCACACCTTCT GCCCAGCAACCCACAGACGATGATGAATATGAACTCTGTGATCAAAATAATA GTTTCTGTCATAAACCTCCAGGTGGTCCTCCCCCTCCCCGTCTACCCAAACCTTTAACAAGAGA GTCACCAAAGCTGCCTGTATTGCCG AGACAAGATATGAAACCAAGACAATTTGAAA GTAACTCCCTGCCTGTGATGCACACTGAACAGAAACCGTGTCCGAAAGCTTTCTCACTGGATCTGAAACGACCAAA ATTCCCTCTGCCACACATTACACCACCAA AACCAGCTGAGAGGGGAAATGCTGCTGCTGAAAATGGGTCAACAGACCAAGACAAG GATGCAGATGTTTATAACAAACCCTGGTTTGCAAGTACGTGTGACCGCAAGACTGCAGACGATGCCTTATTGCGATCAAATAAG gaCGGTGCATTCATGGTAAGAAAGAGCTCCGGTCAGGATGTGCGCCAGCCCTACACATTAGTAGTATTTTATAATGGCAGAGTCTACAACATCCCAATCCGCTTCATGCCGAGCATTAGGCAGTATGCTCTGGGAAGAGAGAAGAAAGGAGAGGAG
- the blnk gene encoding B-cell linker protein isoform X3 gives MDSDFWQLQKMVQDIKKNDGSLLNKIKRLKNKPRPNVPVRDYRDSRENDHCSDPEYNDPCDDLPDDNYEPPPPHREFTRSPFASLPRGEYLDSCHARPSRPPRKPLRPLKVSKQLPPEPPHQGSDKEEDYIDPDPNFEDDYIEPTENSSPSEKRAGYDYPPLPPTIPERPSSPDDLYEEPEKQEASTPPQKSRFCPPPQCPLPKPSPRLNKWGPTPSAQQPTDDDEYELCDQNNSFCHKPPGGPPPPRLPKPLTRESPKLPVLPRQDMKPRQFESNSLPVMHTEQKPCPKAFSLDLKRPKFPLPHITPPKPAERGNAAAENGSTDQDKDADVYNKPWFASTCDRKTADDALLRSNKDGAFMVRKSSGQDVRQPYTLVVFYNGRVYNIPIRFMPSIRQYALGREKKGEEYFSSVSHIIENHQRNLLVLIDSQSNTKDATKLYYPVKP, from the exons GCAACTTCAGAAAATGGTTCAAGACATCAAGAAAAATGATGGCAgtctgctgaataaaatcaaaag actgaaaaacaaaccacGTCCGAACGTTCCTGTCAGAGACTACAGAG ACTCCAGAGAAAATGATCACTGCTCTGATCCAGAATAT AACGACCCCTGCGATGACCTACCTGACGACAATTATGAGCCTCCCCCACCCCATAGAGAGTTCACTAGAAGTCCCTTCGCTTCCTTGCCAAGGGGGGAATATCTTG ACAGCTGTCATGCCCGACCAAGCCGACCCCCCAGGAAGCCCCTCCGCCCACTTAAAGTCTCCAAACAACTTCCTCCTGAACCCCCCCATCAAGGGAGTGACAAAGAA GAAGACTACATAGACCCAGATCCCAACTTTGAGGATGACTACATAGAACCCACAGAGAATTCATCTCCAA GTGAAAAGCGAGCAGGGTACGACTATCCACCTTTGCCTCCAACTATACCAGAGCGTCCATCCAGTCCTGATG atttatatGAAGAACCTGAAAAACAG GAGGCATCTACACCTCCCCAGAAAAGCAG ATTTTGTCCACCACCACAGTGTCCTTTACCAAAACCCAGCCCTAG GCTGAACAAGTGGGGACCCACACCTTCT GCCCAGCAACCCACAGACGATGATGAATATGAACTCTGTGATCAAAATAATA GTTTCTGTCATAAACCTCCAGGTGGTCCTCCCCCTCCCCGTCTACCCAAACCTTTAACAAGAGA GTCACCAAAGCTGCCTGTATTGCCG AGACAAGATATGAAACCAAGACAATTTGAAA GTAACTCCCTGCCTGTGATGCACACTGAACAGAAACCGTGTCCGAAAGCTTTCTCACTGGATCTGAAACGACCAAA ATTCCCTCTGCCACACATTACACCACCAA AACCAGCTGAGAGGGGAAATGCTGCTGCTGAAAATGGGTCAACAGACCAAGACAAG GATGCAGATGTTTATAACAAACCCTGGTTTGCAAGTACGTGTGACCGCAAGACTGCAGACGATGCCTTATTGCGATCAAATAAG gaCGGTGCATTCATGGTAAGAAAGAGCTCCGGTCAGGATGTGCGCCAGCCCTACACATTAGTAGTATTTTATAATGGCAGAGTCTACAACATCCCAATCCGCTTCATGCCGAGCATTAGGCAGTATGCTCTGGGAAGAGAGAAGAAAGGAGAGGAG